Proteins encoded within one genomic window of Brachybacterium avium:
- a CDS encoding excinuclease ABC subunit UvrA produces MSASAHPADTHDLIRVRGARANNLRNISLDLPKRRLTVFTGVSGSGKSSLVFHTIAAESQRMINETYSSFVQGFMATLARPDVDELQGLTTAIIVDQERMGANVRSTVGTVTDANAYLRALFSSLAQPHVGGPGAYSFNVPSVTAAGAMTVQKGAKALAKRTTFSRVGGMCPRCEGMGHISDVDLTELYDENLSLDEGPFTIPNYVPGGWFVKIFASSGFFPADRPIRSFTERQLHDFLYKEPTKVKIDGVNMTYEGLLPKIQKSMLSKDRDAMQPHVRAFVDRAVKFVTCPDCEGTRLAEHARSSQIDGVSIAEVTAWQITDLADWVETLRARRHGPTVAPLLTNLSALLSSFVQIGLGYLSLDRPSGTLSGGESQRTRMIRHLGSALTDVTYVFDEPTIGLHPHDIATMNQLLLALRDKGNTVLVVEHKPETITIADHVVDLGPRAGIQGGELQYEGDVAGLRASDTLTGRHLDRRVRLKDQVREASGVLEIRGADRHNLREVDVDIPLGVLTVVTGVAGSGKSSLIHASMPKEAGVIVVDQNAIRGSRRSNPATYTGLLDPIRKAFARACGVKPALFSNNSEGACPVCRGAGVIFTELGFMETVQTVCEECEGRRFRADVLEHTFGGRNIAEVLSLSVAEAQALFSAEGTRVPAAATLLGRMDDVGLGYLTIGQPLTTLSGGERQRLKLATHMGDEGGIYVLDEPTTGLHLADVDQLLGLLDRLVDAGKTVIVIEHHQAVMAHADHLIDLGPGAGTDGGRLVFEGSPAELVADASTLTGKHLKEYLGT; encoded by the coding sequence TGATCAGGGTGCGCGGCGCCCGCGCGAACAATCTCCGCAATATCTCCCTTGACCTGCCCAAACGTCGATTGACGGTCTTCACCGGCGTGTCCGGGTCCGGGAAGAGCTCGCTCGTCTTCCACACCATCGCTGCGGAGTCGCAGCGGATGATCAACGAGACCTACAGCTCCTTCGTGCAGGGTTTCATGGCCACGCTCGCGCGCCCCGACGTGGATGAGCTGCAGGGGCTGACCACTGCCATCATCGTGGACCAGGAGCGGATGGGCGCCAACGTGCGCTCCACCGTCGGCACCGTCACCGACGCCAACGCGTATCTGCGCGCCCTGTTCTCCTCGCTCGCGCAGCCGCATGTCGGCGGCCCCGGCGCCTACTCCTTCAACGTCCCCAGCGTCACCGCCGCCGGAGCGATGACCGTGCAGAAGGGCGCGAAGGCCCTCGCGAAGAGGACGACCTTCTCCCGGGTGGGCGGGATGTGCCCGCGCTGCGAGGGCATGGGGCACATCTCCGATGTGGATCTCACCGAGCTGTACGACGAGAACCTGTCGCTGGACGAGGGCCCGTTCACGATCCCGAACTACGTCCCCGGCGGCTGGTTCGTGAAGATCTTCGCCTCCAGCGGCTTCTTCCCCGCGGACCGGCCCATCCGGTCCTTCACCGAGCGCCAGCTCCACGACTTCCTGTACAAGGAGCCCACCAAGGTGAAGATCGACGGGGTGAACATGACCTACGAGGGTCTGCTCCCGAAGATCCAGAAATCCATGCTCAGCAAGGATCGGGACGCCATGCAGCCCCATGTGCGGGCCTTCGTGGACCGGGCGGTGAAGTTCGTGACCTGCCCCGACTGCGAGGGCACCCGCCTGGCGGAGCACGCCCGCAGCTCACAGATCGACGGGGTCTCGATCGCCGAGGTCACCGCCTGGCAGATCACCGATCTGGCGGACTGGGTCGAGACCCTGCGTGCCCGCCGCCACGGACCGACCGTCGCACCGCTGCTGACGAACCTCTCCGCCCTGCTGAGCTCCTTCGTGCAGATCGGCCTCGGCTATCTCAGCCTGGACCGCCCCTCGGGCACCCTCTCCGGCGGGGAGTCCCAGCGCACCCGGATGATCCGCCATCTCGGGTCCGCCCTGACGGACGTCACCTACGTCTTCGACGAGCCGACGATCGGGCTGCACCCCCATGACATCGCCACCATGAACCAGCTGCTGCTGGCACTGCGGGACAAGGGCAACACGGTGCTGGTGGTCGAGCACAAGCCCGAGACGATCACGATCGCCGATCACGTCGTCGACCTGGGCCCGCGCGCCGGCATCCAGGGCGGCGAGCTGCAGTACGAGGGCGATGTGGCCGGGCTGCGCGCCTCGGACACCCTCACCGGCCGCCACCTGGACCGCCGGGTGAGGCTGAAGGACCAGGTGCGTGAGGCGAGCGGCGTCCTGGAGATCCGCGGCGCGGATCGGCACAACCTTCGCGAGGTCGACGTCGACATCCCGCTGGGGGTGCTGACCGTGGTCACCGGGGTGGCGGGCTCCGGGAAGAGCTCCCTCATCCACGCCTCGATGCCGAAGGAAGCCGGGGTGATCGTGGTGGATCAGAACGCCATCCGCGGGTCCCGGCGCTCGAATCCTGCCACCTACACGGGGCTGCTCGACCCGATCCGCAAGGCGTTCGCCCGAGCGTGCGGTGTCAAGCCCGCCCTCTTCTCGAACAACTCCGAGGGGGCGTGCCCGGTCTGCCGGGGTGCCGGCGTCATCTTCACCGAGCTCGGCTTCATGGAGACCGTCCAGACAGTGTGCGAGGAGTGCGAGGGCCGTCGCTTCCGGGCCGACGTGCTCGAGCACACCTTCGGCGGGAGGAACATCGCCGAGGTGCTCTCCCTGTCCGTCGCCGAGGCACAGGCGCTGTTCTCCGCCGAGGGGACCCGGGTCCCGGCTGCGGCGACGCTGCTGGGCCGGATGGATGATGTGGGGCTCGGCTATCTCACCATCGGCCAACCCCTGACCACTCTCTCCGGTGGTGAGCGCCAGCGCTTGAAGCTCGCCACCCACATGGGTGACGAGGGCGGGATCTACGTGCTCGACGAGCCCACCACCGGTCTGCACCTGGCCGATGTGGACCAGCTGCTGGGCCTGCTGGACCGCCTGGTCGATGCCGGGAAGACGGTGATCGTCATCGAGCACCATCAAGCGGTGATGGCCCACGCCGATCACCTCATCGATCTGGGACCCGGCGCGGGCACCGACGGCGGCCGCCTCGTCTTCGAAGGCTCCCCCGCCGAGCTCGTCGCCGACGCCTCGACCCTCACCGGGAAGCATCTGAAGGAGTACCTCGGCACGTGA